The genomic window TGCCGAGGGCGGCGAGTACGACGCCGCGAAGTTCCTCACCCCCGAGACGGTGGCGGCTGCGGTCCGCGGTGCCGTGCTGACACCGGCGGACGCGCACCCCACCGAGATCGTGCTGCGGCCGAATCCCCGGCCGTGACGGGACCTGCGCCTCAGGCGACCGTCATGTCCGACTGCGCCCAGTAGGCGCGGGTGCTGGTGATCTTGGCGTCGTCGTCGAAGGTCATGACGTCGATCGGCTCGATGACGTACGTCTTGTCGCCGGCCTTCGTGGTGACCCGGAAATGGAAGGCGGCGCTGTTGCCGGCGACCCGGATCGTCAGCAGTTCGGCCGTCTGATCGATCTTCTCGGTCGCGGTGAAGAACGCCCGGATCTCCTCGACGCCCCGCTTCGGCTCGGTGCCGACCGGATCCTCGACCGTTGCACCGTCGGCGAACAGTGCGGCGATCCGATCGGCGCTCTTGCTGCCCAGTGCCTCCATGTACGCGGTGACGGTCTTCTCGATGTCTGCTACGGATGCCATGTTCGTCGAAACCCCTTACCCGATGTGTTCTGTTCCGGCAGCAGGGTATTCGGCCGGACGCGGGTGCACTCCGACGAATCCCGCACGGCGGGACAGGGGGTCGAATAGTCACTTACAGGACATTAGGTTAGGCTCACCACAACCGCGGGGCGGAGCTGTCGCGCGGTAGGTTCCTGTCCGCACGAATCAAGGAATTCCGCAGATGAACGCGACCCGACTGGTCCGTAGCGTGGCCGCCGCAGCACTGGCTGCGCTCACCCTCACCGCCTGCTCCAGCACATCCGACGATGCAGCCGCCACCGGCGAGACGACCACGGTCACGGTCGAGGACAACTTCGGCGAGCAGACGGTCACCGTGCCCGCGGGGTCGGTCGTCGCCACCGACAACACCACCTTCGAGACCCTCGCCTCGTGGGGTGTTCCGCTGAAGGCCGGCGCGGTGTCGCTGATGCCCGACACGATCTCCTACAAGCAGGACTCGAGCATCGTCGACCTCGGCACCCACCGCGAACCGAACCTCGAGGCCATCGTCGCCGCCGACCCCGATCTGATCGTCAACGGCAACCGCTTCGCCCAGTTCCGTGAGGACTTCCGGAAGCTCGCCCCGGACGCCGCGATCGTCGACGTCTCCCCCCGCAAGGACCAGCCGCTGGACGCCGAACTCAAGCGCGGCACCACCGTCCTCGGTGAGGTCTTCGGCAAGCAGTCCGAGGCGCAGCAGCTCAACGACGAGTTCGATGCGGCCGTCGCGCGCGTCGAAGCCGCCTACGGGGCCGACACGTCGGTGATGGGCGTGATCGTCTCCGGCGGCAAGATCGGCTACGTCGCCCCGCACAACGGGCGCACCATCGGCCCGATGTTCGACATCTTCGGTTTCACGCCGGCACTCGACGTCCCGCAGGGTTCCACCGGCGAGAAGGGCGACGACATCTCGGTCGAGGCGATCGCACAGTCCAACCCCGGCCTGATCATCGTCATGGACCGTGACGCCGGCACCAGCGAGGCCAAGAAGGACGGCTTCACCCCGGCAGCCAAGGTGATCGAGGGCTCCGCCGCCCTGCAGAACGTGGACGCGGTCAAGAAGGGCAACGTCATCTACATGCCCGCCGACACGTACACCAACGAGAGCATCCAGACCTACACCGCGTTCTTCAACGAGCTGGCCGACCTGCTCGAGAAGAACGCCGGCAACAGCTGATCCCGCGCCTTCGTCACCCCGTGACACCGGCCCCGCACCGGATCACGGGGTGACGGAGGCTCCACCTCGGTACGGAAGTTTCATCCGATGAGTGCACCGCCCATCCCGGTCCGCGACAAAGGCCGCCTGTTCGACTGGAAACTGCTGCTCGGTTTCCTCGGCGTCGGCGTGCTGCTCGTGCTCTCGCTGTTCACCGGTGTGTTCGACATCTTCGACGGCGAGGCCGGCTGGGAGATGTTCAACATCACCCGCATCCCGCGCACCGTCGCACTCGTCCTCGCCGGTGCCGCAATGGCCATGTCCGGCCTGGTCATGCAGTTGTTGACGCAGAACCGGTTCGTCGAACCCACCACCACCGGCACCACCGAGTGGGCGGGACTCGGCCTGATGATCATGATGATCGTCGCACCGGGCGCCGGTCTCGTACCGCGGATGATCGCCGCGATCGTCGCCGCCTTCGTCGGCACCATGATCTTCTTCCTGTTCCTGCGCCGGGTCACGCTGACGTCGTCGCTGATCGTGCCGATCGTCGGCATCATGCTCGGCGCGGTCGTCGGCGCCGTCACCACCTACCTGGCACTGGCCACCGACTCGCTGCAGAGCCTCGGGATCTGGTTCGCCGGCAGCTTCACCTCGGCCATCCGCGGGCAGTACGAGGCACTGTGGATCGTGGCGATCATCGCGGTGGTCGTGTTCGTCGTCGCCGACCGGTTCACCGTCGCCGGTCTCGGCGAGGACGTCGCCACCAACGTCGGCCTCGACTACAACCGCATCATCCTGCTCGGCACCGGACTGATCGCGATCGCCACCGGCGTCGTCACCGTCGTGGTGGGCAATCTGCCCTTCCTCGGCCTGATCGTGCCGAACGTGGTGTCGATGATCCGCGGCGACGACCTGCGCAGCAATCTGCCCTGGGTGTGTCTGCTGGGCATCGCGATCGTCACCGTGTGCGATCTCGTGGGCCGCACGATCATCGCGCCGTTCGAGGTTCCGGTGTCACTGATCCTCGGTGTCGTCGGGTCGTTCGTGTTCGTCGCCATGCTGCTCCGGAGTCGTCGCAATGCTTGAGACCCAGCCGATTCCCGCCGTCGCCGACGTGCCGGTCGCCCGTCGGAGCACCGGTGCAGGCGCCTTCGCCACCACTCGGGACCGCCGCCGCTACTGGATCGTCGTGGGCGTGCTCGCAGTGCTCGCGGTGACGTTCGCGTTCGGTGTGCTGGCCTGGGACAACCCGTTGCCGGTGGGCTCGCCGGGGTTCTGGCGGATCGCCGAGATGCGCGCGACCAGCCTGGTCGTCATCGCGATCGTCGTGGTCTGTCAGGCCGTGGCCACCGTCGCATTCCAGTCGGCGACGAACAATCGCATCATCACGCCGTCGATCATGGGTTTCGAGGCGCTCTACGTCGCGATCCAGACCGCGTCGGTGTTCTTCCTCGGCGCTGCCGGGGTGGTGGCCCTGAAGGGCGTGCCGCAGTTCGCGTTGCAGATGACGATCATGATCGTGTTCGCGATGCTGCTGTACGGCTGGCTGCTGTCCGGGAAGTACGGGAACATGCAGGTGATGCTGCTGGTGGGCATCGTCCTCGGCGGCGGGCTCGGATCGGTGTCGGCGTTCATGCAGCGGCTGCTGACACCGAGCGAATTCGACATCCTCA from Prescottella sp. R16 includes these protein-coding regions:
- a CDS encoding nuclear transport factor 2 family protein gives rise to the protein MASVADIEKTVTAYMEALGSKSADRIAALFADGATVEDPVGTEPKRGVEEIRAFFTATEKIDQTAELLTIRVAGNSAAFHFRVTTKAGDKTYVIEPIDVMTFDDDAKITSTRAYWAQSDMTVA
- a CDS encoding siderophore ABC transporter substrate-binding protein, whose product is MNATRLVRSVAAAALAALTLTACSSTSDDAAATGETTTVTVEDNFGEQTVTVPAGSVVATDNTTFETLASWGVPLKAGAVSLMPDTISYKQDSSIVDLGTHREPNLEAIVAADPDLIVNGNRFAQFREDFRKLAPDAAIVDVSPRKDQPLDAELKRGTTVLGEVFGKQSEAQQLNDEFDAAVARVEAAYGADTSVMGVIVSGGKIGYVAPHNGRTIGPMFDIFGFTPALDVPQGSTGEKGDDISVEAIAQSNPGLIIVMDRDAGTSEAKKDGFTPAAKVIEGSAALQNVDAVKKGNVIYMPADTYTNESIQTYTAFFNELADLLEKNAGNS
- a CDS encoding ABC transporter permease, which translates into the protein MSAPPIPVRDKGRLFDWKLLLGFLGVGVLLVLSLFTGVFDIFDGEAGWEMFNITRIPRTVALVLAGAAMAMSGLVMQLLTQNRFVEPTTTGTTEWAGLGLMIMMIVAPGAGLVPRMIAAIVAAFVGTMIFFLFLRRVTLTSSLIVPIVGIMLGAVVGAVTTYLALATDSLQSLGIWFAGSFTSAIRGQYEALWIVAIIAVVVFVVADRFTVAGLGEDVATNVGLDYNRIILLGTGLIAIATGVVTVVVGNLPFLGLIVPNVVSMIRGDDLRSNLPWVCLLGIAIVTVCDLVGRTIIAPFEVPVSLILGVVGSFVFVAMLLRSRRNA
- a CDS encoding iron chelate uptake ABC transporter family permease subunit; its protein translation is MLETQPIPAVADVPVARRSTGAGAFATTRDRRRYWIVVGVLAVLAVTFAFGVLAWDNPLPVGSPGFWRIAEMRATSLVVIAIVVVCQAVATVAFQSATNNRIITPSIMGFEALYVAIQTASVFFLGAAGVVALKGVPQFALQMTIMIVFAMLLYGWLLSGKYGNMQVMLLVGIVLGGGLGSVSAFMQRLLTPSEFDILTARLFGSISNAEIAYLPLALPLCIVASGALWWRSRRLNLVAMGRDVTTNLGLDHRREIMIVLFLVSVLMAVSTALIGPMTFFGFLVATLAYQFAGTHDHRYIFPISVLTGFVVLTGAYFVLKNVFYAQGAVSIIIEAVGGATFLIVILRKGRL